Proteins encoded together in one Candidatus Bathyarchaeia archaeon window:
- a CDS encoding RNA-binding domain-containing protein: MISQIEVAVFAHSTENADKVKKAVKNLLLKPVPADFKITHLKGHYGNLIRLITLTVSNPSQAYELFVEVVSRLDEMCKEHLERTLRTRMDAKGNLYLRFDKQWALKDELKLRDEDPIRVKVKFRKMGDIARLRGEISRYFTVEDR; the protein is encoded by the coding sequence TTGATTTCTCAAATTGAGGTCGCTGTGTTCGCTCATTCAACCGAAAACGCTGACAAGGTAAAGAAGGCGGTCAAAAATCTTCTGTTAAAGCCAGTGCCAGCTGATTTTAAAATCACGCATTTGAAAGGACACTATGGAAACCTCATAAGGCTTATTACGCTTACGGTTTCAAACCCAAGCCAAGCATATGAGCTATTCGTCGAGGTTGTTTCACGCTTAGATGAAATGTGTAAAGAGCATCTTGAGAGGACCTTAAGAACCCGGATGGACGCCAAGGGAAACTTATACTTAAGGTTTGATAAGCAGTGGGCTTTAAAGGACGAGCTAAAGCTGAGGGATGAGGATCCGATAAGGGTGAAGGTTAAGTTTAGGAAGATGGGGGACATAGCGAGGTTAAGAGGTGAAATTTCGAGGTATTTCACGGTTGAAGACCGATAG
- the pth2 gene encoding peptidyl-tRNA hydrolase Pth2, protein MRYKQAILVRADLKMGKGKAAAQVAHAAVIGSEIVRKGWVSWWMGWMKEGQGKVVLKVKDIAELMWFKSKAEELGLPVAVVEDKGLTQIPPGTITCIAIGPAPCKKVDELTGGLSLL, encoded by the coding sequence TTGCGGTATAAGCAGGCGATCTTGGTGAGAGCAGACCTCAAGATGGGTAAAGGCAAGGCTGCGGCGCAGGTCGCCCATGCGGCGGTTATTGGATCTGAGATAGTTAGGAAAGGGTGGGTGAGCTGGTGGATGGGTTGGATGAAGGAAGGGCAGGGAAAGGTTGTGTTAAAGGTTAAGGATATCGCCGAGTTGATGTGGTTTAAGTCTAAGGCTGAGGAGTTAGGCCTGCCCGTGGCGGTTGTTGAAGACAAGGGTCTAACGCAGATTCCTCCCGGTACTATAACCTGCATCGCGATCGGACCCGCGCCATGTAAAAAGGTTGACGAATTAACTGGTGGGCTCTCCCTCCTATAA
- a CDS encoding Ni/Fe hydrogenase subunit alpha → MSLEKTVNVEYIPRVEGQGDLKIKVKGETAEVEFVVYEPPRFFEAFLTGRNFIEIHELTSRICGICPVSHQLAALKAVEKAMGVEVSDLTLSLRKLLHMGSHIQSHILNLYLLSAPDYLGYESIIPMAKDNLEIVKRALRLKKLGNDLVELVGGRAIHPVSTVVGGFTETPSKTALDSIKKRLMEAREDAIETVRFVSKFSYPDFERRCEHIALTKEGEYAINDGKLRSTEGLEIREEEYRACIKEEQVDYSWAKHSTVVGRGSYLVGPLARVNLSFNSMTELAKSLADEVGFKTPCYNPFKSLVARALEVLNLVDMSVEAIDNLNLKDERISERDFKPREGEGYAIVEAPRGILYHAYGFNGEGRVKWADIVTPTCQNAKNIEEDLKAFTPKISKMAAEDIALRSEMLVRAYDPCISCSVHAQLLS, encoded by the coding sequence TTGAGCCTAGAAAAGACCGTTAACGTGGAATATATTCCCAGGGTTGAAGGGCAGGGAGATCTTAAAATTAAAGTGAAAGGCGAAACGGCGGAGGTGGAGTTCGTAGTCTACGAACCCCCAAGATTCTTCGAGGCCTTCTTGACTGGTAGAAATTTCATTGAGATCCATGAATTGACTTCAAGGATTTGCGGCATTTGCCCCGTATCGCACCAACTGGCCGCGTTGAAGGCTGTGGAGAAGGCTATGGGGGTTGAAGTTAGTGATTTAACCCTATCCCTCCGCAAATTGCTCCACATGGGTTCGCACATTCAAAGCCACATCCTAAACCTATACCTTCTCTCTGCCCCTGACTACCTAGGCTACGAAAGCATAATACCCATGGCTAAAGATAATCTTGAGATTGTGAAAAGAGCGCTCAGACTGAAAAAACTGGGAAACGACCTAGTAGAGTTGGTTGGTGGGAGGGCGATACATCCCGTTTCAACAGTGGTTGGAGGGTTTACAGAAACACCATCCAAGACAGCTCTCGATTCAATAAAAAAGCGTTTGATGGAGGCAAGAGAGGATGCTATTGAAACGGTTCGATTCGTCTCGAAGTTCAGTTATCCGGATTTCGAGAGGCGCTGCGAACACATCGCGTTAACCAAGGAGGGCGAATACGCGATCAACGATGGTAAGTTGAGGTCCACCGAAGGACTTGAGATACGCGAAGAAGAGTATAGGGCGTGCATAAAGGAGGAGCAGGTAGATTATTCGTGGGCTAAACATTCTACGGTGGTTGGTCGTGGCTCATATCTAGTAGGCCCACTAGCCAGGGTGAACTTAAGCTTCAACTCCATGACGGAGCTGGCGAAAAGCTTGGCGGATGAGGTTGGGTTTAAAACGCCATGTTACAACCCCTTCAAAAGCCTTGTGGCCCGGGCCCTTGAGGTGTTAAACCTCGTTGACATGTCGGTGGAAGCGATTGATAACTTGAATTTAAAGGATGAGCGGATTAGTGAGCGTGATTTTAAACCGAGGGAAGGTGAAGGATACGCGATCGTTGAGGCCCCGAGAGGTATCTTATATCACGCCTATGGGTTTAACGGTGAGGGACGCGTTAAATGGGCTGACATCGTAACGCCTACATGTCAGAACGCGAAAAACATTGAGGAGGATCTGAAAGCCTTCACACCTAAGATCTCAAAAATGGCCGCGGAGGATATTGCTTTAAGGTCCGAGATGCTCGTCCGAGCCTATGACCCATGCATTTCATGTTCAGTCCACGCTCAATTACTCTCATGA
- a CDS encoding FAD/NAD(P)-binding protein — MRSPFQLEPARLIEVKRENVDTKTYTLKYEEAGRFREGFDPGRFVMISIHGFGEAPFSLSGLLGEGMFETTVRKVGNLTGRMDTMKVGELVGVRGPYGRGWPIREAEYKDVLIVAGGIGIAPLKPVIEHIERNRERYGHVEVLYGAKTPDNMIFIEQFDRWRKIKDFDLKLTVDSVPDRVAWKHSVGVVPLLLKDVKVQPENTVVLTCGPEIMMHFVVQSLLARGFDQESVYVSLERRMKCGLAQCGHCMIGMKYVCRDGPVFSYSELKGLPDLTL; from the coding sequence ATGAGGTCTCCTTTTCAACTGGAGCCGGCGAGGCTGATCGAGGTGAAGAGGGAGAACGTCGACACTAAAACGTACACGTTGAAGTACGAGGAGGCAGGAAGGTTTAGAGAAGGCTTCGATCCTGGGAGGTTCGTCATGATCTCCATTCACGGCTTCGGGGAGGCCCCCTTTTCTTTAAGCGGCTTACTGGGTGAAGGCATGTTCGAAACTACTGTGCGAAAGGTGGGAAACTTAACAGGACGTATGGACACGATGAAAGTTGGCGAGTTAGTTGGGGTGAGAGGCCCCTATGGGAGGGGGTGGCCGATTCGTGAAGCAGAGTATAAGGATGTTCTAATCGTAGCCGGAGGAATCGGGATAGCTCCTCTCAAACCCGTCATCGAACATATTGAAAGGAACCGTGAACGATACGGACATGTAGAGGTGCTGTACGGCGCCAAGACGCCTGATAACATGATCTTCATCGAACAGTTCGATAGATGGAGAAAGATAAAGGATTTTGACTTGAAGTTGACGGTAGACAGCGTCCCCGACAGGGTAGCCTGGAAACACAGCGTCGGCGTCGTTCCCCTTCTCTTAAAAGATGTGAAAGTTCAACCTGAAAACACGGTTGTCTTGACGTGTGGACCGGAGATAATGATGCACTTTGTTGTTCAATCACTGCTCGCTCGCGGGTTCGACCAAGAATCAGTCTACGTTTCGCTTGAACGGAGAATGAAGTGCGGCCTCGCACAGTGTGGACATTGCATGATAGGGATGAAGTACGTGTGTCGGGACGGTCCCGTTTTCTCCTACTCCGAGTTAAAAGGCCTACCAGACCTAACCCTCTAG
- a CDS encoding BMP family ABC transporter substrate-binding protein → MSKEKVEEAKTTSKITRRQFAAGVAIAVASGAVGAVIGGTAFPRVKPGEVVTREVTKTVTKEVGKTVEVERKLTLGFVLGGYVSGSTWDGRFIVGAERLKALYPWFDYAYDEGVVLGGRDPAASARDLIETKGADLVDSSWEPGGVPAFHTLAKEYPDVYFFDTIGSDISSERNFSRYFIRQYQAMYLEGLVAGALTKSNKIGVSVGPVCVQNFRRMAAFYLGIKEANPAAKLYIKYVGEWYKPEVERDVSLALADLGVDVLTNYTDSTAPLEVCKGRGIWYVGKDTDIVSIGNKALNMDIIGKEPWGTTDVVAVSFDTRWEVLWNYYLKEYRVGIKNPARLVFLGMDDYISLPADNPYVPGETKLLAVDLQTNGKIGVDAISPKARANIPGELIELIENRRAQMMAGVWDPFFEYQLVSGGKGIEIPELKLTVPPKGTVVKPARTVASDDFLLAKLNFQLDGIELIE, encoded by the coding sequence TTGTCTAAGGAAAAAGTTGAGGAGGCAAAAACGACGTCTAAGATAACAAGAAGGCAATTTGCCGCAGGCGTTGCCATAGCTGTTGCCTCTGGCGCCGTTGGGGCTGTCATTGGTGGCACTGCTTTCCCAAGGGTCAAACCGGGAGAGGTTGTTACGAGAGAAGTTACGAAAACTGTTACGAAAGAGGTTGGGAAAACGGTTGAAGTTGAGCGAAAGCTTACTCTGGGTTTTGTTTTGGGAGGTTATGTGTCAGGATCTACTTGGGACGGCCGATTCATTGTGGGTGCAGAGCGATTAAAAGCGCTTTATCCTTGGTTCGACTACGCCTACGATGAGGGAGTAGTGCTTGGAGGGAGAGACCCCGCTGCGTCGGCTAGGGACCTCATCGAGACGAAGGGAGCGGACCTCGTCGATAGTAGCTGGGAGCCTGGGGGCGTACCTGCATTCCACACGTTGGCGAAGGAATACCCAGATGTCTACTTTTTTGATACCATAGGAAGCGATATTTCTTCGGAAAGAAATTTCTCGAGGTACTTTATACGACAATATCAGGCGATGTATCTGGAAGGCCTCGTGGCGGGGGCGTTGACTAAATCGAATAAGATAGGTGTATCTGTAGGCCCTGTATGTGTTCAGAACTTCAGGCGAATGGCCGCCTTCTACTTAGGAATAAAGGAAGCGAATCCAGCTGCAAAGCTTTACATCAAGTACGTGGGAGAGTGGTACAAGCCTGAGGTGGAGAGGGATGTTTCACTAGCCCTAGCAGATCTTGGAGTCGATGTTCTAACTAACTACACAGACTCCACGGCTCCCCTTGAGGTCTGTAAAGGTAGAGGAATCTGGTATGTAGGTAAAGACACGGATATTGTGAGCATAGGTAACAAAGCCTTGAATATGGATATCATAGGGAAAGAACCTTGGGGGACCACGGATGTGGTAGCGGTTTCATTCGATACCCGTTGGGAAGTGCTGTGGAATTACTACCTAAAAGAGTACAGGGTTGGCATTAAAAACCCAGCCAGATTAGTGTTCCTTGGCATGGATGATTACATATCTCTGCCCGCTGATAACCCGTATGTGCCTGGAGAAACTAAGTTGTTGGCCGTTGACTTACAGACTAATGGTAAGATAGGCGTCGACGCCATAAGTCCAAAGGCAAGAGCGAATATACCTGGCGAGTTAATAGAGCTGATCGAGAATAGAAGGGCCCAGATGATGGCAGGAGTATGGGATCCATTCTTCGAGTACCAATTAGTTAGTGGTGGAAAGGGCATAGAAATACCAGAGCTTAAACTAACAGTTCCACCTAAAGGGACGGTGGTTAAACCCGCAAGAACAGTGGCCAGCGATGATTTTCTGCTCGCAAAACTCAACTTCCAACTTGATGGCATAGAGCTGATCGAGTAA
- a CDS encoding 4Fe-4S dicluster domain-containing protein codes for MSIKVVDEQEFRLFIEKLASAYEVVAPVKKRGEHVFKRIFDVGEVDLEYVTTILPPKKYLLPPSDGLIKLKKNGEFEEVKPEAQRRVLLGVHSCDLNALMILDRVFLDHFKLPQYVERRRSLLTVALTCLNPSPTCFCASMGTGPSPDQGYDLLITKISAGYLLEVGSENGEGLIRIASGRQGGKKDLEEKCKLIGEALKLFKKKIDDVSGLPELFERNLEHDVWKKLGEIDLACGQCVMSCPTCYCFDVSDQLSLDGSESIRVKEWDACFTLEFSEVALGGNFRRDRAARLRQFIGHNLGWGGGVQYPELGGRTKCVGCGRCIRVCPVHIDLTEVVKTLRSG; via the coding sequence TTGTCCATCAAAGTTGTTGATGAGCAGGAGTTCAGGCTTTTTATCGAGAAACTGGCATCCGCTTACGAGGTTGTAGCCCCTGTTAAAAAAAGGGGGGAACATGTTTTCAAAAGAATATTCGATGTTGGGGAGGTTGACTTAGAATACGTCACAACGATTCTCCCCCCCAAGAAGTATCTCCTCCCGCCCAGCGATGGTTTAATCAAGCTAAAAAAGAACGGAGAGTTCGAGGAAGTGAAGCCCGAAGCCCAAAGGCGCGTGTTGTTGGGTGTTCATTCATGTGATCTAAACGCGTTAATGATCTTGGACAGAGTTTTCCTCGATCATTTCAAGCTTCCCCAATACGTGGAGAGGCGAAGGAGCCTTTTGACTGTGGCTTTAACGTGCTTAAATCCCTCGCCTACCTGTTTTTGCGCCTCCATGGGGACGGGTCCAAGCCCTGATCAAGGATACGATCTTCTAATCACTAAGATAAGCGCGGGTTACCTTTTAGAGGTTGGGTCCGAAAATGGGGAGGGGCTAATTAGGATCGCTTCAGGTCGACAGGGGGGTAAAAAGGATTTAGAGGAGAAATGCAAGCTCATAGGCGAGGCTTTGAAGCTGTTTAAGAAGAAAATAGATGATGTATCCGGGCTTCCTGAGCTTTTTGAGCGTAACCTGGAGCATGATGTCTGGAAAAAGTTGGGTGAAATCGATCTTGCCTGTGGGCAATGCGTCATGTCATGCCCCACTTGCTACTGTTTTGACGTTAGTGATCAGCTATCTCTGGATGGCTCAGAGTCCATAAGGGTTAAGGAGTGGGATGCTTGCTTTACGCTTGAGTTCTCAGAGGTGGCTTTAGGAGGAAACTTTAGAAGGGATAGGGCCGCTAGGCTCAGGCAGTTCATAGGCCATAACCTAGGTTGGGGCGGGGGGGTCCAGTACCCGGAGTTGGGTGGGAGGACTAAATGCGTTGGCTGCGGTAGATGCATAAGGGTATGCCCTGTTCATATCGATCTGACCGAAGTTGTGAAAACGCTAAGGAGTGGGTAG
- the arcC gene encoding carbamate kinase: MTFFVALGGNAIKRADEKGTPEEQFRNCAITCRLIVEMVKRMEKDDRLIITHGNGPQVGNLIVQQEAAKHIVPAQSLDIIGAMTQGQIGYMLQQTLTNYLRNAGINIPVCAVVNQVLVDKNDPEFFGENASKPVGEFLTEEMVEKMKKKHPEYVIKKVKPVGKRVWRRCVPSPDPIANVESDVIKKLVDDGVIVIASGGGGIPVILDENGEYKGVEAVIDKDLAGEKLAEAVNADVFLVLTNVEEVKLNFGKPNERSVDRMSLTEAKKYLEEGHFLPGSMEPKVRACIRFLEWGGKRAIITSLDKVLEALEGKAGTLIYRD; this comes from the coding sequence GTGACTTTTTTTGTTGCTTTAGGTGGTAATGCGATAAAGCGAGCTGACGAGAAAGGAACCCCGGAAGAGCAGTTTAGAAATTGCGCTATAACTTGTAGACTTATAGTAGAGATGGTGAAAAGAATGGAAAAAGACGATAGGCTGATAATTACGCATGGTAATGGTCCACAAGTAGGTAACCTAATAGTACAACAGGAGGCAGCAAAACACATAGTCCCAGCTCAATCATTGGACATTATTGGGGCGATGACTCAAGGACAAATTGGTTACATGCTACAACAGACATTAACTAATTACTTAAGAAATGCGGGGATAAATATACCGGTCTGTGCTGTGGTGAACCAAGTATTGGTGGATAAAAATGATCCGGAGTTCTTTGGTGAAAACGCTTCAAAGCCAGTTGGAGAGTTCTTAACAGAGGAAATGGTAGAGAAAATGAAGAAGAAGCATCCAGAGTATGTTATCAAGAAGGTAAAACCGGTAGGAAAAAGGGTCTGGAGGAGATGCGTCCCATCCCCAGATCCGATAGCCAACGTTGAAAGTGACGTAATAAAAAAGTTAGTTGATGATGGTGTTATCGTCATCGCCTCTGGAGGGGGGGGCATACCAGTAATACTGGATGAGAACGGAGAGTACAAGGGAGTAGAAGCAGTAATAGACAAAGATCTTGCTGGAGAAAAATTGGCCGAAGCTGTCAACGCAGATGTATTTTTGGTTTTGACTAACGTAGAAGAGGTAAAGCTTAATTTCGGTAAGCCTAATGAAAGAAGCGTGGATAGGATGAGCCTTACAGAAGCGAAAAAGTACTTAGAAGAGGGGCATTTTCTTCCAGGAAGTATGGAGCCAAAGGTTAGGGCGTGTATAAGGTTTCTGGAATGGGGTGGGAAAAGGGCAATTATCACATCATTAGACAAAGTCCTTGAAGCACTTGAAGGAAAGGCAGGTACATTAATTTACCGAGATTAA
- a CDS encoding oxidoreductase: MSKLKIAVVKMTGCAGCQMEFLRMEEEFLGLLENVEISYFVMAKRENHEGPYDVAFVEGSVSTPRELNELRELRKRSTTLVAFGDCASSGCVPSILNWIPPAVSARVYENFPLIHSKKESFQRVTPLRDFVEVDVELRGCPPRKELILEVLKSLLIGRKPCLKKYSVCMECKMNENVCLLTSEKRPCMGPVTQAGCGAICPTVGRVCEGCYGPMSDANAPSLAKEFMELCGMSEDDVVQKFRKYAGLDSKFEREAG, from the coding sequence TTGTCCAAGCTGAAGATTGCGGTTGTGAAGATGACCGGATGCGCTGGATGTCAGATGGAGTTTCTGAGGATGGAGGAAGAGTTTCTTGGTTTACTGGAAAACGTCGAAATATCTTACTTCGTCATGGCTAAAAGGGAAAACCATGAGGGCCCATACGACGTGGCGTTCGTGGAAGGATCGGTGTCGACGCCAAGAGAGTTAAACGAGCTCAGAGAGCTAAGAAAACGATCTACGACGCTGGTGGCCTTCGGCGACTGCGCATCCTCGGGATGTGTGCCCTCAATTTTAAACTGGATACCCCCCGCCGTTTCAGCAAGGGTTTACGAAAATTTTCCCCTCATTCATTCAAAGAAAGAATCCTTTCAAAGAGTGACCCCCCTAAGGGATTTCGTTGAAGTCGACGTGGAACTCAGGGGTTGTCCTCCACGGAAGGAATTGATACTCGAAGTCTTGAAGTCCCTTTTAATCGGGCGGAAACCCTGTTTAAAGAAATACTCGGTTTGCATGGAATGCAAGATGAATGAGAACGTCTGCCTACTTACTTCTGAGAAGAGGCCGTGCATGGGCCCGGTTACTCAGGCTGGATGCGGAGCCATATGCCCGACCGTTGGCCGGGTTTGCGAGGGATGCTATGGGCCGATGAGCGATGCTAACGCTCCATCCCTAGCGAAGGAGTTCATGGAGCTATGTGGAATGAGTGAGGATGATGTCGTTCAAAAGTTTAGGAAGTACGCTGGCCTAGACTCCAAGTTCGAGAGGGAGGCGGGTTAA
- the truD gene encoding tRNA pseudouridine(13) synthase TruD: MEPPELDKSVGMEVYGTRNPGIGGVVKARPCDFIVKEVVKWFGAAPLTVNRNYATPNIGSHLVLALVKEGWDTLYLLREVKRKLFLRESDLYTLGFKDARALTAQFLWMKRFKLRRFSRVRLPEVRIYPLAFTSLKLNSTHLLGNLFEITVRNLACPPFRSSMLVKQTLQEATVRGGFPNFYGYQRFGTRRPVTHMVGKHIVLRNFEAAVTEYLTTPSRFEKNGLHEVRELILKGDFHSSYKKMPKKYFYERLLLKAIKDRRADYVNALRKLPMQLRKMFVYAYQAYLFNKTLSLRLKVGLSMGRSEPGDLVLIKIPYVGEEYVKVDQQNNSKVNELIAAGKATLAIPLFGYMTTFSSGKQGLIEKKILEEEGLTPRFFYIGPMPEVSCPGGLRPASIKLRGFQYHNHSHDRKITFKFYLGKLEYATTVLREFMKPKHPVEAGF, encoded by the coding sequence ATGGAGCCTCCTGAGCTTGATAAATCGGTTGGAATGGAGGTTTACGGCACACGCAACCCTGGTATAGGAGGGGTGGTTAAAGCCCGTCCCTGCGACTTCATCGTAAAGGAGGTTGTGAAATGGTTTGGAGCCGCGCCGTTGACCGTGAACAGAAATTACGCAACCCCAAACATTGGATCCCACTTGGTTTTAGCGTTGGTGAAGGAAGGCTGGGACACACTCTACCTGTTACGCGAAGTCAAAAGGAAACTCTTTTTACGTGAAAGTGACTTATACACGCTTGGCTTTAAGGACGCGAGGGCGTTAACAGCCCAGTTTTTATGGATGAAAAGATTTAAACTGCGAAGGTTTTCACGGGTTCGCTTACCCGAAGTTAGAATTTACCCTTTAGCGTTCACATCTCTAAAGCTAAATTCAACGCATCTACTTGGAAACCTGTTTGAGATAACTGTCAGAAACCTCGCATGCCCCCCTTTTAGGTCGTCCATGTTGGTGAAACAAACGCTTCAAGAAGCGACGGTTCGAGGCGGCTTCCCAAATTTTTACGGGTACCAGAGATTTGGAACCAGGCGACCGGTTACCCACATGGTTGGCAAACATATAGTGCTGAGAAATTTTGAGGCGGCTGTGACAGAGTATTTAACGACTCCCAGTAGATTTGAGAAAAATGGGCTTCATGAAGTTAGAGAGCTGATTTTGAAAGGAGACTTCCATTCATCCTATAAGAAGATGCCTAAAAAGTATTTTTATGAAAGGCTATTGTTAAAGGCCATAAAAGACAGGAGAGCGGATTATGTTAACGCCCTCAGAAAGCTTCCTATGCAGTTAAGAAAGATGTTCGTCTACGCGTATCAAGCCTATTTGTTCAATAAGACTCTTAGCTTAAGGCTTAAGGTGGGCCTTTCTATGGGAAGATCGGAACCAGGGGACCTTGTTTTGATTAAAATACCCTACGTTGGAGAGGAATATGTAAAAGTGGATCAACAGAATAACTCTAAGGTAAACGAGCTTATCGCCGCGGGAAAGGCCACGCTGGCCATACCGCTATTCGGCTACATGACGACCTTCTCAAGCGGAAAACAAGGCTTGATCGAGAAGAAGATCCTAGAAGAGGAGGGTTTAACCCCAAGGTTTTTCTACATCGGTCCAATGCCTGAGGTAAGCTGTCCAGGCGGCCTAAGGCCTGCCTCAATCAAGTTGAGGGGGTTTCAATACCATAATCACAGCCATGACCGGAAAATAACTTTCAAATTCTACTTGGGAAAGCTGGAATACGCTACGACGGTGTTGAGGGAATTCATGAAGCCTAAACACCCTGTCGAGGCGGGATTCTAG
- a CDS encoding aminotransferase class III-fold pyridoxal phosphate-dependent enzyme: MRSSKPVIKVLPPGPLSRELVNEECKLLFPPPRLYSIAADSVSNCLIKDLDGNVYIDFTSGGLECPLGHSVEISDEKIGVEPHRLISVDLDRATGVTPVRLARRLTQLLKLKSESYKLFLGVTLEDCVEAAARILEEYSGKRVFITASHGYYGETSLGATLSGKANRRKNDFSATVIHAPAPYCYRCVFKLDPSECHVECVKFIETFLFENVVSFEEIAGAFIEPIMVRGGCIIPPEKYFQRMNDLVKDYRITLIANEADLGLGRTGSWIASKRFGLKFHGVIIKSSLAGCLPLSALIGESTILNSVKHWTYPRRFYLSSCLAALQVIEYMVKHRIPENANKQGLLLKKRLKELAEEYDRVGDVRGLGLLVGVEIVKDKLRKVNDPSGALKLIRECARRGLMLSVCGRSTILFAPPLSVDAETVEESVTIFEGALGEVFD, from the coding sequence TTGAGGAGTTCGAAGCCCGTCATCAAGGTTTTGCCTCCGGGACCTCTATCCCGTGAGCTCGTCAACGAGGAATGCAAGCTGTTATTCCCGCCCCCTAGACTTTACTCCATAGCTGCGGATTCAGTTTCAAACTGCTTAATCAAGGACTTGGACGGTAACGTGTATATAGACTTTACATCGGGTGGACTTGAGTGCCCCCTAGGACATAGCGTCGAAATATCAGATGAAAAAATCGGCGTTGAACCTCATCGCCTCATATCCGTCGATTTGGATCGGGCAACGGGTGTAACCCCGGTAAGACTTGCCCGACGTTTAACGCAACTCCTTAAACTGAAATCTGAATCCTATAAGCTTTTTCTCGGAGTTACCTTAGAAGACTGTGTTGAGGCGGCCGCTAGAATCTTGGAAGAATATTCTGGTAAAAGGGTGTTCATCACCGCCTCCCATGGATACTACGGTGAAACCTCGCTGGGCGCTACTTTGTCTGGGAAGGCGAACCGGCGTAAAAATGATTTCTCCGCGACCGTGATTCACGCACCAGCGCCTTACTGTTATCGATGCGTATTTAAATTAGACCCCTCCGAATGTCATGTGGAGTGCGTGAAGTTCATAGAAACCTTTCTTTTCGAAAACGTTGTTTCATTTGAAGAGATCGCCGGCGCTTTCATAGAGCCCATCATGGTTAGAGGCGGATGCATAATTCCGCCTGAAAAATATTTTCAGAGAATGAATGACCTTGTTAAAGATTACCGGATTACTTTAATCGCCAACGAAGCTGATCTTGGGTTAGGGAGAACCGGCAGCTGGATTGCCTCTAAAAGGTTTGGCTTGAAGTTCCACGGCGTAATTATTAAAAGCTCCCTAGCAGGCTGCTTACCTTTAAGCGCGCTCATAGGCGAATCCACGATCTTAAATTCAGTCAAACATTGGACCTATCCCAGACGTTTTTACCTCTCTTCTTGCCTGGCCGCATTACAGGTAATCGAGTACATGGTGAAGCATCGAATTCCAGAGAACGCCAATAAGCAGGGCCTACTCTTAAAGAAAAGGTTGAAAGAGTTGGCCGAGGAATACGATCGAGTAGGGGATGTGAGAGGCTTAGGCCTATTGGTTGGAGTTGAAATCGTCAAAGACAAGCTTAGAAAGGTGAACGACCCCTCCGGGGCTTTAAAGCTCATCAGGGAATGTGCTAGAAGAGGATTGATGCTCTCAGTTTGCGGTAGATCGACGATACTTTTCGCTCCCCCACTCTCAGTAGACGCTGAGACCGTTGAGGAGTCTGTTACGATATTTGAAGGAGCGCTGGGTGAAGTGTTCGATTGA
- a CDS encoding NUDIX hydrolase, with protein sequence MRREYPSTPIPGVGALIIEDGFVLLVKRGHEPGKGLWSIPGGVIEVGETVHQAVVREVKEETGLDVEVVRLLEVGDVIVKDEAGDVKYHYVMINFLARAVGGLVKATSDASHARWFPINRLSEESVTKTTRRLLDMVAPHAP encoded by the coding sequence ATGAGGAGGGAGTATCCTAGCACCCCTATTCCAGGTGTAGGAGCGCTGATAATTGAGGACGGGTTTGTTTTATTAGTAAAACGCGGACATGAGCCGGGTAAAGGGTTATGGTCCATTCCAGGTGGAGTGATAGAGGTTGGAGAAACGGTTCATCAAGCCGTGGTCAGGGAGGTTAAAGAGGAAACTGGGTTGGATGTGGAGGTTGTAAGGCTTCTAGAGGTGGGGGATGTGATTGTAAAAGATGAAGCGGGAGATGTAAAGTACCATTATGTGATGATTAACTTTCTCGCTAGAGCGGTGGGAGGGTTGGTTAAGGCTACGTCAGACGCCTCCCACGCGCGTTGGTTTCCTATAAACCGTTTAAGCGAGGAGTCGGTTACTAAAACAACGCGAAGGCTGCTAGACATGGTTGCCCCCCATGCTCCTTAA